In the genome of Caulobacter flavus, the window CGAACTCGGTCGCCCCGATCGGAGCAGGCGCGGGCGTCGGCGAAACGGTCTGGGAGGCGGCGGGAGCGGTCGTCATCGACGCGACCATAGCCGAAATCGGCGTCGCCGGCTCGGGCCCGCCCATGTCGAAAGGCTTGGTCAGGGAACGCTCGCCCCCGCGAGCGCTCCCTTTCCTGCGACGCGTCCCCCGACGCGACGTCCCCATCCCGGGAATCAGGGCGGCGACGAGAAGGATTCCCCCCAACGTCATCGCCGCCCAACCGGCGGTCGTCCGATGCGGCTCGAACGGGCCGAGATCCCAGCCGAAGGCCCACGTCCCCAGCGTGCCCAGGCCTGAGATCACGTATCCCGACGTCGTCAGGATCAGCCCCAAGATGATCCCTACGATGCGAGCCAGCATGTCGCCCCCTCCACGACTTACGTCCGCCAGGGGCGGAAAGTCATAGGACCGGGCGACCGGCGTCGAGCATACTCGCCTGCCAGGGGAACGCTGATAACCTGGAAGTCGCCCGCGCGGGCGCCGACAGTCGTTCCTGCCTCTAAATCAACCACGTGCGCGGTCGCGGATAGGCCTCTCCGCGCACGAGGAAGGCGATTCCGGCGATGCAGCGGACGACGAACCAGAGGCTGATCGCCGAGATGATCGCCACGCCCGCGATGATCATCGGCACGCCGACCAGCACCAGCGAAAGCGGGATACCGAACAGCACCAGCGCGCCGCCGAGCAGGAACCAGGCGATCGACAGCCAGAAGGTGCGGATCGCGAAGGTGTAATGGCTTTCGTTGATCGGCCCGGCCTGGCCGCGCTGCACATAGGCGACAATCAGCCCGATGAAGAAGGTCAGGCCGTTGCTGAAGCCCAGCAGATAAAGGCCGTAGACCACCGCCGGGACGATCTTGTCCTCGGAGTGGCGCTCGGCGACGGGAGCGAGGTCGGTCATCTGGCCTCAGAGCATCC includes:
- a CDS encoding DUF4870 family protein; this encodes MTDLAPVAERHSEDKIVPAVVYGLYLLGFSNGLTFFIGLIVAYVQRGQAGPINESHYTFAIRTFWLSIAWFLLGGALVLFGIPLSLVLVGVPMIIAGVAIISAISLWFVVRCIAGIAFLVRGEAYPRPRTWLI